From the Argentina anserina chromosome 3, drPotAnse1.1, whole genome shotgun sequence genome, the window TCCATAATCACATCATTCCTGGCTTAACACAATGGCAGAGTCCTAACTTCCTTGCATACTTCTCTGCAACTACCAGTACTGCCGCATTTCTTGGCGAAATGCTCACCACTGGATTTAACGTGGTGGGGTTCAGTTGGGTTTCATCACCAGCTGCAACGGAGCTTGAAAACATAGTGATGGATTGGCTTGCAGACATGCTTCAGCTTCCCAAGTCTTTCCATTTCTCTGGCAATGGCGGTGGTGTGATACATGGGAGTACTACAGAGGCCATTGTCTGCACAATGAAAGCTGCCAGGGACCAAATGTTAAGCCGAATTGGCAGCGAGAATTTGGGAAAGCTTGTTGTGTATGGTTCAGACCAAACACATAGCACACTTCAAAAATCCTCCCAAGTTGTTGGAATCAACATGAACAACTTCCGGGCCATCAAGACTACAAAGTCTAGTGGATTTGCACTATCTCCTGAGATGTTAAGATCGACAATAACTTCAGACCTAGAAAAAGGGTTAGTGCCACTCTATTTATGTCCCTCAATTGGCACGACTGCAACCACTGCTGTTGATCCACTAGAGGCACTATGCCATGTAGCAAAAGAATACGGCGTGTGGGTTCATGTGGATGCTGCATATGCCGGAAGTGCATGCATTTGTCCAGAGTTTCGGCATTTCATTGATGGTGTGGAGGGCGTAAACTCTTTTAGCTTTGCGCCCCATAGGTGGTTATTTACCGGACTGGATTGTTGCTGCCTTTGGGTTCAGAATCCAAGTGTGTTGGTAAATTCACTGGAGACAAATCCGGAGATCTTGAGGAACAAAGTGAGTGATTCAAAGCAAGTTACGGACTACAAAGATTGGCAACTAGCCCTAGGCCGGAGGTTTAGGGCATTGAAATTGTGGCTTGTGGTAAGAAGCTACGGCGTGGCAAACCTCAGAAACTTTATTCGTAGCCATGTCAATATAGCCAAGACATTTGAAGGGCTTGTGAGAATGGACAAGAGGTTTGAGATTGTGGTGCCCAGGAACTTCTCCTTGGTATGCTTTAGAATTTCACCATCGGCATTGATCAGTAGTGATGAGGATGGTGATggaatcggaatagtaaacgAGGTTAATCGTAAGTTGCTGGAGGCCATCAATGCATCAGGTAAAACTTACATGACTCATGCTGTGGTTGGAGGTATCTATCTGCTGCGTTGCGCCATTGGTGCAACACTGATAGAAGAAAAGCACATAGTCGAGGTGTGGAGGGTGGTTCAAGACCATGCACAAGCCATCCTCATCAGTGCGCATGCGTACAGA encodes:
- the LOC126786879 gene encoding phenylacetaldehyde synthase-like, whose amino-acid sequence is MDSLPFHHDSHETGSAHNTKSLDLDELRKHSHMVIDFIVDYYQNIEKYPVLSQVKPGYLRACIPDSAPCDPEPMSTILKDVHNHIIPGLTQWQSPNFLAYFSATTSTAAFLGEMLTTGFNVVGFSWVSSPAATELENIVMDWLADMLQLPKSFHFSGNGGGVIHGSTTEAIVCTMKAARDQMLSRIGSENLGKLVVYGSDQTHSTLQKSSQVVGINMNNFRAIKTTKSSGFALSPEMLRSTITSDLEKGLVPLYLCPSIGTTATTAVDPLEALCHVAKEYGVWVHVDAAYAGSACICPEFRHFIDGVEGVNSFSFAPHRWLFTGLDCCCLWVQNPSVLVNSLETNPEILRNKVSDSKQVTDYKDWQLALGRRFRALKLWLVVRSYGVANLRNFIRSHVNIAKTFEGLVRMDKRFEIVVPRNFSLVCFRISPSALISSDEDGDGIGIVNEVNRKLLEAINASGKTYMTHAVVGGIYLLRCAIGATLIEEKHIVEVWRVVQDHAQAILISAHAYRCPTSSDLPLSKHRVLFEVPRKYLRIHLTIFQDTLPGLDKNLLTTSTARVVSDLVQTIAYIKLHTTEAYGIVVIFSSFI